In Lolium rigidum isolate FL_2022 chromosome 3, APGP_CSIRO_Lrig_0.1, whole genome shotgun sequence, the genomic window GGACTTGAGTTTCCATTGTGTGTGTATGGTGTGGTTGCCATACGAGACATGGTAGATCGCAACCGAAACATTCTCTTCTCTCGGGATATCAGCGAGGCCCAGGAACTTAAACAGAGTGTAtgtactgctacttcttggttttcgttttgtatttctcgattgCATGCTGCTGATTGATGATTTGCTTGCAGGATCCCTTTCTGCACTTGATTGGTCCGTCCCGCGCAATCCTGTTTACGCATCACGTTGGCATCGAAATCCAACTAAGAGTAGCAGGCACGGCAGGATCTCAAGATAGGGCGTTAATCAGTTATGCGCGCCGTTACAGCGGAGGATACGGTCCCGGCGTTACTAGCCTTTGCTTCAAGAACATCTTGTGCACGCTAGAGTTGCGCTCGCAGCCAGTAAAACGAACGGTCCAGGCCACTATCTTGGGTGTCCAAGTTACCATGGACGATGGGTCATGGCCTTTAAAATATGGCGGCCTAGTTGCTTGCTCCCCACTATCAGAGAAAATTGTGGTCACTGATGATGGTGTAATCACTCGTAACATTGATCCTCCATCCAGCCAGATCGTGCTGCTTGATTCGATGGATAAATCAATACTGAAAGGCGATGATGGTTATGTACATCTGTGGAGGCAAGTTGTTTCCGTAGAACTTCGAGGAGGGCTGGACCTTGTCATACAAGCCTACTCCAAATCTGGTGATATCGCTACAGAAACTTGCGTCCGTTTCATGACACAAGTTTGCAACATAAGCCAGAAGAAATGCACCCTTGGTGATGCTGAGGTAACTTTTACTGTTGCCTGGTCCCGTGTTCCTGACGATTACGTTTGATCGATACGCTAGGCGGTGTGTTTGAAGCTTCCAGCTAGGAGAGTTCATTGTGATGTAATGGAGTTTGGTTGTATTTCTGAATCGTTAGCTATTTAATATGTCCAGCTGTATTGACGACTAGAACTTTTGCCGTCCATTGTGATATGCATGGACAGCTAGCTTGTTTGCATGTTTTCAGACCGGTAGTCTAAGTTATCTTGTGTGAGATTTGGTGGTTTTGTCATGACAACTTGTCTCCAAAGAATGAACATACATTTCACACGCCAGCCTAGTCAACATTCTTAGGTCAGTTTTCTAGACTAAAATGGACAAAACTGCGTGCATTACTCTCTTCTCGAAtttagaaatagaaaaaaaaatacataacTGCCGATAGGTGCAGTCAAAGCTTACTGAGTTAAAATAAAACGTTGGCATTTTTTTATATAGAAGAAAACTCTGTGTGTGCCCTCAAGAATCGAACCAGGTGGATGGCGTTCGCTCCCGCACATCTAACCAGCATAGCGACGCTCTGTTCTCTTCTTGAGTTTGAAATTACAGTACAAAAAATGCAGGTGGATAAAGTCTTATAACGTGTTATATGATTTTTAGTCAAGTGTAACAGACTCTTCCTGCAGAATTCTTTCACAGTAAAGGtgaatggcaaaaaaaaaaagattcaaaATTAATTATGTAAACTCTTAATTCAGCCTCTCAAATGCAATCTTGTTAATAACATCTTTCTGGACATATGAACCAAAACGTCTACCACGGCATCATCACGATTAGCAAGACTGAAAATATGAATGGGTGTTTTCTGCAAGTTCATCAAACTTGTTTCTCTCCGCCTATATCTTCACGATTGTGGAGTAAAAACCACGATACTAAGAGGAGAATGGTTGTCCAAGGTAAGTACATTTGTC contains:
- the LOC124696902 gene encoding uncharacterized protein LOC124696902; translation: MEGEGRSGKLMAMAQQSGVRSFQGGAAVRRNPSGAGEESAKVGSGKSAEKTAEEAEMADEAETFAAHPRLSSMQFTHYTPGRMPRSSFCSTPETLQIFSIKLTRLDCGLEFPLCVYGVVAIRDMVDRNRNILFSRDISEAQELKQSDPFLHLIGPSRAILFTHHVGIEIQLRVAGTAGSQDRALISYARRYSGGYGPGVTSLCFKNILCTLELRSQPVKRTVQATILGVQVTMDDGSWPLKYGGLVACSPLSEKIVVTDDGVITRNIDPPSSQIVLLDSMDKSILKGDDGYVHLWRQVVSVELRGGLDLVIQAYSKSGDIATETCVRFMTQVCNISQKKCTLGDAEVTFTVAWSRVPDDYV